ccgccgatagcaatgatattagaagaaatatCATTGGCTGataggagttggttccacagtttgcacgtgcgtggaaagaaggatctggcgcagcggacggtcgaagtgcaccagacacccagatggtgaagGTGAAATTccctttaaaatataataatatggcatacttattattttacaatttgacATTAAGACAAATTCCGGAATTCATTTCATTCATATGGCATTAAGTAAATTACCATAGTAATTTACTTGATGCCATGTGAACtgcttacctacatttgtttattagtttagagtttatttatttatattatttatattattataattttttaattaagtaacttttttagtagtaaaattacctgacacATTCGCATGCGGTGCGATTACCTTTAATTAACTCGTCATTTCATCTAAGAACTTTGgtattgttaaatttgtatttgatgtAGATGATTAGCTATTGGTGatcctaaataaaaataaaaaaaatgctccTGTCAAAATGCTTTGATTCTACTATTAGATTTAATTCCACCGGCTCCCTGCGAGTTAAGACTCGTCCTTGTAAAGGAGAggtaaagaagaagaaaatcttAGAGTtttcctacggaaccctaaacttGTTAACAACTTTACAAGCGTCATTTCCGCATATTTGACGTTCGACCTTTGAACTTATCATTATCAAATCGCTGCGGTATGCGAAATTGGGGCAATAATTCACACAAAGAATTTACATGTGGGGCTGcgctatttagttttttttaataattgaaaaTGAGGATAGGCAAAGTGACCTATGCCTATCCTTATAGTCATCATATCATAATATCATAGTGGGGATAggatgacgacctccctggcgcagtggtgagcgctgtggtcttaatagtgggaggtcccgggttcgattcctggcaggggtttggaattttataatttctaaatttctggtctggtctggtgggaggctccggccgtggctagttaccaccctaccggcaaagccgtgccgccaagcgatttagcgttccggtacgatgccgtgtagaaaccaaaggggtatgggtttaataaaaactgccataccccttccaggttagcccgctatcatcttagactgcatcatcacttaccactaagtgagattgcagtcaagggctaacttgtatctgaataaaaaaaaagtgcggTAGTATTACAACagcaatccatgtgacgtcacatgcaggattattaacattgaaatgacgtcattttgacctcagccgaaataaaaatataccatcagctcgaaacttcaatctagggctgacgtcagtaaaatggcggccacgcgcattagcaatttgcgggacttatattatacAACGgaacataaaggtaggtacctacctactccttttccctcataaaaaaaattacttatcatcatcatcgccggctcactacagacagaggtctcctctcagtatgagaggggtttggccatagtctaccacgctggccaagtgcgaattggcagacatcaaatcaaatcaaatcaaatcaaatcaaatattctttattgcacatgtgggtatgtatgtatatacagatgTTACACTTATTATAGTTTCACCACAAATAGCCATATTatggcatgcaaaaaaataaaactaactcctaaaaactaaaaccaactTACTGACTTAAGTTACAATTGAATTATCTATTCATAATTAtctcttcacacacctttgagatcattacggagaattctcaggcatgcaggtatacTCACGGTGTttcgtggtggactatggcgaaACCaatctcatactgagaggagacctctgTCTGTACTGTAGTGATTGATTTTTAGGAttaatagtagcctatgttctaTAATATCCCATGCTGTCTGGATCAATAGACAGCCACagtgacacactttcgcatataacATAATCAGTATGGAAATATAGGACATGTATTTAGGTTCCTATTTTTTGCTTTTAAATTTTGGTAGCAGGAAAACCAAAGAAATATAAGGTATAGttttttatacttaaaatattaggtactctAGGTACGTACTACGTGTCGTTGGGTTTCACATTAACGAGAAGTTACCTAGGTACGTATTCCAAATAGACCTGGAAAGATTTATAGTCTATACTGTATTAAAGACAAGCTAATTTAAGACCATTAATCGATTCAAAGAGCTTTAATAGTGACTAAGAGAAAGGAACAGCACTAAATCTAAATCACAACAAACCAAGTCGCTCGAACAGACAATATAAACTCAAACACAAATCAAACTCAGCTCTAATTAGTTGTTACGACTCTAACGCGTTTAAGCTCACTCAATACACTCATTAAGGCTCACAAACCAGAGAATCTCAACCGGGAGACGTGTCCAATTAAACCGACTAACAATATAATTATCACAATTAATGGCGAAGCACATATTTCACTGGGATCcttaaataaatttcaatttgATATACCGAGGGACATGCGTTTGCGCATCCACCACGCCTACCGCCTTCCCATTGGTTTAAAGCTAATTATATCTTTGAGACTGACGTTTCAGAGCTATTTGCATCGTTTAATTATCCAAAATCTAAAATCAACTCTAAATGTTCattaataaagtttaaatttcatTGTCGTGCTCTTAAATGTTGAATACAATTTTGTCATCCACTCTAACGCCCATTAGTCGATCTTTTCCATCTTCATTTGAAACGGAATCGTTGCCAGATGCTTCCTAATCAACGGATTCTCAACCTTATTTACCACTAACATAAGGGTTATCAAATTTCAGGTTTACAATTTCAGTAGTTGGGTTAACGTTTGGAAGTCAGTCGATTTTGTATTCCAATTTGATAAAAACGCGTCGTTAAGTTTCgaattagtttaaattattgtcgTGGGTGAGATGTGAGATGGTGAATTAGAAAAAATTGACTCTAATGATGACTCTAAAGGTTTCAGTTCTTCGGATGAAGACGTAGCGATAATACGCATAGTAATAATTTGTGAAATTCTTTGGAATTGTGTGAAAATTTGTATTGAAGTCATAGTGAACAAAAATCAGTTAAATTGCgaatagaaacaaaaatataaaagataGACTGTATATTAAGACTACGTTACTATGTTGTTGAAAAGCCAAACTTTATACTAGGTATAGGACATCCGATTACTTTGATAATTTTTCTAATAAACGTGTCTACAGTTTTAATAGGAAGTGATAGGTAGTGAAGAATTAAACCCAAATGTTAACAATAACGTTAAGGTAAGAAGAAACTTTATATCGAACTTCCCGAAACGAAGAAAGCTAAATATCTTTCTCAATTAGTAccgaaacaaaacaaaaagcgtTTTCGAGGtgatttacctatttattgtgAAAAAAGATTAGAACTAAATCAAACTAACCGAAAGATAAAAGTTAAAGATAAAGTTAAAACCTTTGACCACCttgaatcaaatcaaatcagtaaaaaaatagccgaagaaattaaaacttaaattaaaaagataAGTAAGTCAAAGtgtttataaatttaatatgGATGAAATCAAGGTGGTGAAAAACTAAACCCTaccaattttattaaattttgttagtgaaaaaataaagtttaattacGAAGAAACCTTTTATCGAACTTCCTAAACGAAGAAAACAAAATGCATTTCTAAATTAGGGGCAAAACAAAGGCGTTTGAGGTAAGAAAGGActaaaagtaaattaaacttATCTACCGAAAGATATAGATAAAATTACAACCTAATTTGATCACCTTCAACTTATCAGATCAATTGATACTTAATCAagaagaataaattaaaaaaagtgttaatttaattATGCAATCAAATCAGAATCTGGATGGATTCTGGTTTCATTCAAAAGGATtctttccgagcgagtgagataAAAAACACCTTTCTAAATTAGTAAAGGACTAAAACTAATTCAAACTTACCTACCGAAAGATATAAGATATACAACCAAAATTGATTACCTTGAaccaaatcaaataaaaaaaagtgtttatttaaCTATGGATGAAATCAAATCAGAATCCATCCAATCCGCTGAAATGGAAATACAAAACGAGGTGAAAATAGACAAACCAGAACCAAAACTTCCTTTCTCTATAGACAGTTTGCTTGCGGATAAGTTCGTTAGTGATAACAATGAAGCTACCACGTCAGATGACttggtttataataaagaaCAGGATAATCAAGATGATGTTGATAGTAGCTGTTCTGAACAGTTGGATGTAGAGAGTTCTACGGCGGGCGATGCGCAGGAGTTTTTGGAAGCTAAGTCTACTGAATATCCATCAGGTAATGTTCTtttgataattaaaaatctaatctaatctaatctaaatctaaataatattacgtagctattatgacgtaggcatccgctaagaaaggatttttcaaaattcaaagtcaaagtcaaagtcaaatgatttattcaaaataggtaataaattactcgtattgatggtctggtatggtgttagatttgtaagatatagtggtgataagtattacgcaaacttaaaactaaagctacgagggttccaaacgcgcccaggtctgagaagagcccacaacaaactcagccgggtattctttttattatcaccactttacaaaattattgaaacttattagaaccatcacaaagtcgttaagcaactcattcccaagcttgcttatcatttaaataatcctttacattgtaataggatttttcaattcaaCTCTACTAACTAGCTTTATCTAACTACTGTGTGAATTGAAACATGAATGAAATTGAGTGTGTTTGGagtttgtgtggtgctgcgtggtggtggtgcgtgttgcttgcctggtggctgcttcttcctgcatgtttagcagtgggagggcgggcggtgcatttcgcatgctgcatgttgcaccatacagattcgacctgtttcagcggattatagcaaattaatcttttggttcattgtatttcatggacttccgcaaagtaacgcctgcttctatacaacatctaATTACTGTGcaaatccgtacttggccagcgtggtggactatggccaaaccattctcatactgagaggagatccgtgctctgtagtgagctagctatgggttgatcatgatgataatgagttataataaatatattcttaaaaaaaaccggccaagtgcgagtcaggctcgcgcactgagggttccgtatactacagtggtattttttcgacattttgcacgataattcaaaaactatgatgcataaaaataaataaaaatctgttttagaattgacatattattgatattgattcgaaaattgaaaatactaattattagttcatgactacaatttaattttttttgtgtgatttaaccctaaattcacggttttcagatttttcctcgaatgtctgctataagacctacctgcttccaaatttcatgattctaggtccacgggaagtaccctgtaggtttcttgactaacagacagacagacagacagaaagacaacaaagtgatcctataagggttccgtttttccttttgaggtacggaaccctaaaaaaacaatcAGGGCCTTTGTTTTTGATCCAACTTCAAAACGTATGAAAGTAAAGACTCAAACGGAtgtctcataaaaataaaaaacacgcaATTTTTCAACATCTTTATCATAAAAAGCGATGTTAGGTACTTTAACCCTCAAAGATAGTTTTACAAATTAATCATTGTAAAAGGAGAGAATGTAACTCGACGCACTGTAATTCATTTAGGCTGATAAAAAAAgaattcaaaagtaaaaaacTCATAAGTTCGCGCCTTCGCGGCCCATTGCCTTTTACGCTATGCCTCTGAGTCTGACGACACCATATTGCTTTTTGGCGCCAATTAGGTGTTGTCTTTGACGTGATTACAATTtataatctgttttaaaatattataacgaatgaaaattacaaaacgaatacagtgcgacaaggctcttttggcgcgtggtgaaaatcgtaACTAACGTTGCAAGTGTcctctttgtttttgtttgaatagtctgcCTTTGTTCTACTACTATGCCAGCATGTCATgtcattaaaagtaaaaaactcATAAATTCGCGCCTTCGCGGCCCATTGCCTTTTACGCCATGCTTCTGACGACGCCATATTGCTTTTTGGCGCCGAttaggaagtttcagggcgaacgttccgtaaaattttcatagatggcgctgtttactgcacccactaaaaacgaaaaataatttccgagcgaaggtatacgctataataatttgtacgtaaaacatcctgcaaaacaacaacgtcaataaaacatacggacagccaggcagctctttcagctctgtcctctgaggttgttaactcaagactggttgaaaactgcagagacaccctggcccaataccgggtggttctacgctaggtactagagcatgctggaatagttggcaacgaaaatgctgacattctggctaaatcatattatagatataggtattatttttcgtttttggtGGGTGTAGtacacagcgccatctatgaaaaaattttggaacgttcgccctgaaacttcctcattaagtGTTGTCTGTGGTGTGattacaattattaattataacctgttttaaatttaactcaaaatataattatgatttcctcataatccatccatactagtTACGAGTATtttagtaatccatactaatagtttaaacgtgaaagtgtgtctgtctgtctgtcagctagcttttcacagcccatccgtccaaccgattttctagctatctctataaaattttgtcaaaatcggttgaaagaatgagccgtgaaaagacaGACATGTAAACACacttggcatttataatattagtatgaatttagaacataataattatgtacctactacatttaATTTAGTAGTAATAAATAGCGGACTGAAAAGTCATTTCAGAAATTTAAACGATTTAAAATTGTAAGTGTAggtagtttaataaaaatttatgaatcttgAAATTTTCTTAATAATGGCAAAATAAGTTGCGAAAATCGTGCGCTAATTTTTTTACAACCTGCTAACAGAAAATGAAACGAAGTATTCACACTATACGACATATCGCAAGACtttttaaaatctgttttgggAATTATTAGTCCAGTCCGTGTCTATCGGTCTATTACTTTTTCACagcttaaataattttaaaccaAGATTGACGGGTAGGTCCCATCCTTATCCTGCATCCTTCAggttgcatcctggagatggacatAGAATAGCTATATGTATAATACTTTATCCCGAAACAATAAGCGATAGGACATACCTAATTTTTGTACTCTTGTGTTTTGGTTTTGGGGTTTGAATAGTGAAATTATTTATCCATGTGGTCGGGTGAGTCTGTCTTACTCCAGTTTTCGGGCTAGTACTaagaatttcttaacagaaaatcCTAATACCTGACTATTTTTAGCCCGACCTGGGAATCAAACCCAGAACTTCGTCATTCGCAGTTGAACATGCTAACCACTAAACCGATGAGGCTGTCACACCGTGTTTTAGCGTTATACTATGCTGTGTGGCTCACACggacacggcatcgtatcggaacgctaaatcgcttatgGGGGCACAGCTTTGCACGTACGACACGGTGCTAAGGcggtttaaaataatatagaaatcGTGTCGTGCTCGTCCTTATAAAAGCGCGCTTTCCACGCCGCGCTTCAAATTAGCCGTTTAAATTGCTTCCATGACGTTCCATTCCCGCAGCAAATAAAACGATTCCCGAACGCAACTGATGTCTCATTTTCTAAATTTGTTACGAAAAGATAAATCTCCGTGCCGTCCCGACTCTTGTTAGCTAAATCTCTCTACCCAGTAATTATTCAccgtttcaaaaaaaaaagagaaataaAGATGAAAAGAAACTCCCCGTCTGAAATGTTAGTGGTCGGGAGATCATTAAAAAGCTGTAAAATTCTATTACTGAAACCGAACGGGTTTTTGAACGAAAGCGCGTGTGTCAAGCGGTCATCGACAATTTTATTGTTTCTAATTTTCAACTCTGCAACGTTCGAATTTCGAACTTATTTGTAGCGAAATAAAAAGTATGACGatattttttaatctgttattaTAATGGCGGTCGTTACAATGGCGCGAAAAAGTTGTAAGCCGTTTGACAGGTGACGATACTTTGACATTAATTGCTTTACCAGTGTTGTAGAGTTTTTTAAACGTGTATTGGAGCCATGTTTTCTTGTCTTTTGAACGGATGGAGTTATTTTTAGACGCTAATGAATTTATTTTGGGTTCTATTGAAGTCTTTGTTATACCTACATGACTATGACTATTGGAATAGTAGACGTAATTTTAACAATTGTTTTTTCggatacttattattattttgaaaacctTTCTGATGCCAGATATTCTGTGCCAGTGATTTgcgttatttttagggttccgtaggtacctcaaaaggaaaaacggaacccttataggatcactttgttgtctgtctgtctgacggtctgtcaagaaacctacagggtacttcccgttaacctagaatcatgaaatttggcaggtaggtaggtcttatagctgacatttggggaaaaatcagaaatctgaatttgtgcttacatcacacaataaaaatgaaattgtagtcatgaactaataattagtatttccaattttcgaagtaagataactacatcaagtagggtatcatatgaaaggtctgcattctaaaacagatttttatttatttttgtgcatcatagtttttgaattgtcgaaaaaatacgactgtattacggaaccttcggtgcgcgagcctgactcgcacttggccggttttttatcccggaaatcaatgagtttccaTGGTATTCTTAAAGGCCGTTAAACGTATTTATATGGTTGATTTGAACCAAATTTTATCTAAAACTGTtgggacgtgaaaagctagcagacaaacagacagatacactttcgcatttataatattaagtatggattaacataatatatattatctCATTCACCACACATATAACTGGTtaatctaaaatatataaaaggaaaaggtgactgactgactgactgactgaccgactgactgactgaccgactgactgatctatcaacgcacagctcaaactactggacggatctggctgaaatttggcatgcagatagctatcatgacgtaggcatccgctaagaaaggatttttgaaaattcaactcctaagggggtgaaatagggctttgaaatttgtgtagccctcgcagacgaagccgcgagcataagctagtgattttataaaaatagatcCTGTCGCCCACACGATTTACTTACACTCACAACGGCAAAGAAATTACTGAAGACCTTATTAGAGTTGTATTTCAGTTTAACGATCCAATAATATGGGAAAGTATCACATTCGAGATAATTTGACGTGGAAAAAATATTGTCTGGTTACGACATTGacttatgaaaatattatttcgcCTCATAGGCATACAGTATAAACTCGATTATCtggccctcagttatacggatttGCGGTTATCCGGACCACTAACAGAAAataattgttcggccaagtgcgagtcagactcgcgcaccgagggttccgtactcgggtatattttccgccattttgccacgataaatcaaaaactattttgcataaaagtaaataaaaatctgttttagaatgtacaggaaaagacctttcatatgatatcccacttggtgtagtacctaatcttactttgaagattgaaaatacctactaattatttgttcataaacacattttaattttttaatgaatatgaGGAAAAACAGACTGCAGGTGGTAATACAATTAATTAACAGATTGTGAGCTAAATCAATGGCACTAATCAAAAAAATCTTAATGACAATAATATTTCTGTGCATTAATTAGTATTGTTTAAACaattaactatttaaaataaggAAGTTTGACAACCTAAGCGGACGCGCCCCTTCGCCACCTGACAACTATTTTCAATAAACACCTCAGACCATGAGTAATTAGAAGCAATATATCAACGTGTCGGATGCGCCATCTTGCTGCGTTTCCCGCGCTAATGAGCGCGCCAAAATAACCGTcactttactttttaaattgttagcgcGAAGGTTCAATTTCGAAGGAGTTTTTAAATCTTTGTAATTTAAGCTATtggtatttttttctttaagatAATTACGGTAGGTAATTTTATAACGACAATTAATAAAGAATCTTAATTTTACTATTTGTCGGGTGCGCCATCTTGGTGTGTTTCCCGCGCTGATGAGCGCGCCTTAATAAACGTCACTTTACTTTTTAAAGTGTTAGTGCGGAGGTTCGATTTCGAAGGAGTTTTTAGGTCTGTAATTTTACtttgtggttttttttcttaAGACCTTTTCATAGTAATTTGGTAATGACaattaataatctaaaatcttACAATAATAGAATAAgacaaataaatgattgattgatctTAATAGGGGGGTGGGAACGGggcgcacacccgtacagccccccgCGCTGACTTGGCTTGGTTTGGCTGggttctcctcatttcggatctaagatatccctcagggaaactcctaacatagccttctccatagctcgctaagcaactttgaatttgtggacgAGGTCGTTTGTTAGGCTTACGTCTCGAGCAGCACCATACGAGAGGAAGAACACATACGTGGGTCGGATAAAGTTGACTATAAACCTATATTTCAAAAATCGTcttaaagaactatacttatcgatgccataatagttaatttattcgatcataggtataatatgtaggtctattataataatatatgtaggtatgtagttatatatatatttctattatggattttgtatatatattaatatttataatagttatgtatatgtatgatagttatgtgtgtattactgaaatagttaattatattatataatattatactacttcatttttctgtattgcgtgtaagtactatccaacacacctagtttctcctttcaccaaaggttgcctggaagagattgctgtgagcaataaggccgcctttgcatacaataattttttttagtttaagtttctgtaatagttatgtaatattttttgtgtgcaataaagtatttctatctatctatctatctatctatattttttttctaaagaatattagccatgttaaatgactaatattcccctttcctctccaactaagcgtgaagcttgtgctaggagtaggaacgacaatagtgtaacgggcgggatttgaaccgtcgaccttcggttttcagtccactactttaccagttgagctattgaggctcaatttttttcaatttcgcAGGTTCGTGCAGCTCTCGAGGCAAGAGGGCCAGAACAGCGTTCAGCGCGCAACAGATCAAGAGCTTGGAGGCCGAGTTCGAGAAGAACAGATACCTGTCCGTAGCAGCGCGAGGACGACTGGCGAGGCAGCTACGACTTACCGAGACTCAGGTAAAGTTGAGTGTACTTCGCAGGTTCGTGCAGCTCTCGAGGCAAGAGGGCCAGAACAGCGTTCAGCGCGCAACAGATCAAGAGCTTGGAGGCCGAGTTCGAGAAGAACAGATACCTGTCCGTAGCAGCGCGAGGACGACTGGCGAGGCAGCTACGACTTACCGAGACTCAGGTAAAGTTGAGTGTACTTCGCAGGTTCGTGCAGCTCTCGAGGCAAGAGGGCCAGAACAGTGGCATGACGTCATTAAGccaggttcgcagatatttccgacgggttgtacctAACTTCTTACGGCCGAAATAAATAAGCTATCCATCCACGATTTGCTCTACTAAAGATGCAAATTTGGCATAAACTCCATACAAGGTACCTACCACAAATTTCTATCCTTAGTAGGGCAAATCGGGCAAGTCGAGTGaacttattaatttcggccgttagtGGTTGCAGagataataatttcaaatatttattgtttcaGATAAAAATATGGTTCCAAAATCGGCGGACAAAATGGAAAAGGAAATACACGAACGACGTCGAAATCCTAGCTCAACAATATTACAATAGCCTAGGCATTATTACACCTAGACCTATGTTCGTAGGTGACCGACTATGGATATTCAACTATCCAAATAGATTGCAACCCACCCAGCAACAGCAGTGGGCGAAATCGCTTAACCATATCGCCAATGTACCACAAAGCCAAATTGTTGAACGAAACATGTTCAGAAACCTACCAAAACCGGAAATACCATTCATTTTACCGTCAGCGTATCCGAACGACAGAGCCTTTTTGAATATCGAACGTTCAAACGTCAAAGTTCCCGCGCAAAATCGTCTATCGTCTGTGCCTAGAGAAGTCTATTCCAATATGGCGACAGCTCAAAGAAGTTTGGatgtgtataaaaataatattttaagtttaaattcaAGTCAAGAATCTAATGTCGACCATTTAAGAAGACTGGAAGAAAATTTtagtatttagtttttaaactttatgtttttaaatagtaatttaaagttattaataaattttataaacatAATTCGATGTGTTATTTCTTTGTTAGTTCCTTGTAGGTATGAAGTAAGTAGATTATATCCAAACCGTAAATTTAGCAAGTCAGACGCACTTTGCAGTTTAGATATAAAAGTACAAGTTTttcacaccgcaccgcaccgcacattTAATTCGCACCctatgtactttttttttaacttgcgtggtggccattttgatttttcagccatttttattttaaattgtttgtttgttgttatagcggcaatagaaaagtATACTCtgtgataattttaattttctacttattacggttcatgagatagcccgctgacagacatggacagacggacggacagctgaGGCGTAGTAAAATGATGTCAATGTCA
The window above is part of the Maniola hyperantus chromosome 27, iAphHyp1.2, whole genome shotgun sequence genome. Proteins encoded here:
- the LOC117994638 gene encoding NK1 transcription factor-related protein 1-like, coding for MDEIKSESIQSAEMEIQNEVKIDKPEPKLPFSIDSLLADKFVSDNNEATTSDDLVYNKEQDNQDDVDSSCSEQLDVESSTAGDAQEFLEAKSTEYPSGSCSSRGKRARTAFSAQQIKSLEAEFEKNRYLSVAARGRLARQLRLTETQVKLSVLRRFVQLSRQEGQNSVQRATDQELGGRVREEQIPVRSSARTTGEAATTYRDSDKNMVPKSADKMEKEIHERRRNPSSTILQ